One Chitinophaga sp. H8 DNA window includes the following coding sequences:
- the mobC gene encoding conjugal transfer protein MobC, protein MASGENEQALRKILDMTRFISIVLLILHVYYYFYAAFLHWQLVTQFTDRLMGNIARTGLFTFFHKSKLFALCFLAISLVGAKGRKSETMTLKKALVHIGWGLAIYFGAYFLLFLPWDNQLIAAAYMGMIFIGFILMLTGGTWLSRIIKANLADDIFNQENETFPQETRLIENEFSVNLPTRFKYKGKVHQGFLNIISPQRACICQGSAGSGKTAYFLRHVISQSLSKPEPFSALIYDFKFPDLSIIAYNYWLKNKHKYGAKSDCYFINFDDLSRTHRGNVFDPIGMTDITDASESARTILLGLNKEWKKKEGEFFTESAINFVTAIIWYLRRYQDGKYCTLPHVLEFIQVAYDEMFSIMRLESTISALLSPFLKAYEADVMEQLEGQIASAKIALARLTSPQLYYVLSGNDFGLDINNPEHPVVLCMGNNPQKIMTYGAVLSLYGNRILKIINQKNKVKCALVFDEWPTLNLELNMVVSTGRQNKICTYIGLQELNQVRKEYGKDSAEVIINMAGTIVSGQVSGDSAKQLSERIGKINQDRTSLSINASDTSVSKSKQLEYAVPASKIAALSSGEFVGMIADTPQQPCHLKAFHCQIVNDFDAINVEEKNYKPIPVIRQVTQEDVEDNYNRIRQDIQDLVASEIERMLSDPELEALVIRK, encoded by the coding sequence ATGGCGAGTGGCGAGAACGAACAAGCTTTGAGAAAGATACTGGATATGACAAGGTTCATCAGTATCGTTCTGTTAATACTTCATGTATACTATTATTTTTATGCTGCCTTTTTACATTGGCAATTAGTAACCCAATTTACGGACCGTTTAATGGGCAATATTGCCCGCACCGGCCTGTTTACTTTCTTTCATAAATCAAAACTCTTTGCCCTTTGTTTCCTTGCCATTTCCCTGGTTGGTGCTAAGGGACGCAAGAGCGAAACGATGACCTTAAAAAAGGCTCTTGTCCATATCGGCTGGGGTCTGGCCATTTATTTTGGCGCTTATTTTTTACTGTTCCTTCCCTGGGACAACCAACTGATCGCCGCAGCCTACATGGGCATGATCTTCATCGGTTTTATTCTTATGCTCACCGGGGGCACCTGGCTTTCACGAATCATCAAAGCCAATCTTGCAGATGATATCTTCAATCAGGAGAATGAAACTTTCCCGCAGGAAACCCGGCTTATCGAAAACGAATTTTCTGTTAACCTGCCTACGCGATTCAAGTATAAAGGGAAAGTCCATCAGGGCTTTCTAAACATAATCTCCCCACAGAGAGCATGTATTTGTCAGGGCAGTGCTGGTTCGGGTAAGACAGCATACTTTTTACGTCACGTGATTTCCCAAAGTCTAAGTAAGCCAGAGCCATTTTCCGCGCTGATATATGATTTCAAGTTCCCCGATCTGAGCATCATCGCTTATAACTATTGGCTTAAAAACAAGCATAAATACGGCGCAAAAAGCGACTGCTATTTTATCAACTTCGATGACCTAAGCAGGACCCATAGAGGTAACGTTTTTGACCCCATTGGCATGACCGATATTACTGATGCCAGCGAGTCCGCTCGCACGATTCTGCTGGGTCTTAATAAAGAGTGGAAAAAAAAAGAAGGCGAATTTTTCACCGAAAGTGCAATCAACTTCGTGACTGCGATCATCTGGTATCTAAGAAGATACCAGGATGGAAAATACTGTACGCTACCGCATGTGCTGGAATTTATTCAGGTTGCTTACGATGAGATGTTCTCCATTATGCGGCTGGAATCCACCATATCAGCCCTTTTGTCACCCTTCCTGAAAGCCTACGAGGCGGACGTGATGGAACAATTGGAAGGTCAGATCGCGAGCGCGAAAATTGCATTGGCAAGACTCACCAGCCCTCAACTTTATTACGTTTTGAGCGGTAATGATTTTGGTCTTGATATTAACAATCCTGAGCATCCTGTGGTATTGTGTATGGGTAATAATCCTCAAAAAATTATGACCTACGGAGCGGTACTCTCACTTTACGGCAACCGCATTCTAAAGATCATCAATCAAAAAAACAAAGTCAAATGCGCGCTGGTATTCGATGAATGGCCCACCTTGAACCTTGAACTAAATATGGTCGTCAGTACCGGTCGCCAAAATAAAATATGCACTTACATAGGGTTACAGGAGCTGAATCAGGTACGCAAAGAATATGGAAAGGATAGTGCTGAGGTGATCATCAACATGGCCGGAACTATTGTTTCCGGACAGGTTTCAGGTGATTCTGCTAAACAACTTTCCGAACGAATCGGAAAGATCAACCAGGACAGGACCAGTTTATCCATCAACGCTTCAGATACTTCCGTTTCCAAAAGTAAACAGTTGGAATACGCAGTACCGGCTTCAAAAATTGCAGCACTCAGTAGTGGTGAATTCGTTGGAATGATTGCCGATACTCCGCAACAGCCCTGCCATTTGAAAGCTTTCCATTGTCAAATCGTCAATGATTTTGATGCAATCAATGTCGAGGAAAAAAACTATAAACCTATCCCCGTTATACGCCAGGTCACCCAGGAGGATGTTGAGGACAATTACAACCGCATCCGGCAGGACATCCAGGATTTAGTAGCTTCAGAAATTGAAAGAATGCTTTCTGATCCTGAACTGGAAGCGTTAGTGATCAGAAAATAG
- a CDS encoding relaxase/mobilization nuclease domain-containing protein — protein sequence MVAIINSGKHIRKSFFYNDKKLETGSAKLLMAENYPMELQRMNREQRLQVLLKTAQKRPILRPSLHISLNFAPGEVISDAKISQITNEYMQAIGLAEQPYLVYRHYDASHPHVHIVTHRIAPNGGLVDTYMIGKRKSDPARKELEKKYGLVPAAKHESGLYELAPVNVSKVIYSKSQTKKAIEDRLNYILKTYKFSSLSALNAVLKGYNIGADRGKKGSRMYQKMGLIYHLIGPAGTPVGKPLRSSLLNVEATLKDLHKHFVAKKDFSPQHLSRIKNAVDLALKTQPPPSLSALSAQLNKQNIKIVLLKNQARQIYGISYVDNKTRCALNGSDLGPAYSAGAIQQRCAADNGQLSLLSDGLKIISAHNQVIEDNKAPIPPKNPGLQTAEDLPISSSSDYSDGEKGLLEILISPEEVYEFLPYQLRRKKKKKKK from the coding sequence ATGGTTGCAATCATAAATAGCGGCAAACATATCCGCAAGAGCTTTTTCTATAATGACAAGAAGCTGGAAACCGGTTCTGCAAAGCTTTTGATGGCGGAAAATTACCCTATGGAACTCCAGCGAATGAACCGTGAACAGCGCCTCCAGGTACTTTTAAAAACTGCACAAAAACGTCCTATACTACGGCCTTCGCTGCATATTTCCCTAAACTTTGCCCCTGGAGAAGTCATTTCTGATGCCAAGATTTCTCAGATTACCAACGAATATATGCAGGCCATAGGATTAGCAGAGCAACCCTATCTGGTCTACCGTCATTACGATGCTTCCCACCCGCATGTGCATATAGTCACTCACCGAATTGCCCCTAACGGCGGGTTGGTGGATACCTATATGATTGGAAAAAGGAAGTCTGATCCGGCGCGTAAAGAACTGGAGAAAAAGTATGGCCTGGTTCCCGCAGCTAAACATGAATCCGGTCTATATGAACTCGCACCGGTCAACGTAAGCAAAGTCATTTACAGTAAATCTCAGACCAAAAAGGCTATTGAAGACCGGCTTAATTACATCCTGAAAACCTATAAGTTCAGCTCACTTTCTGCCCTGAACGCAGTGTTGAAAGGTTACAATATTGGTGCAGACAGAGGCAAAAAAGGTTCCAGGATGTACCAAAAAATGGGGTTAATCTATCACCTGATCGGTCCAGCCGGGACACCTGTTGGTAAGCCCCTGCGCTCCAGTTTATTGAATGTTGAGGCGACTTTAAAAGACCTGCATAAGCACTTTGTGGCAAAGAAAGATTTCTCCCCGCAACACCTCAGCAGGATAAAAAATGCGGTTGATCTTGCCCTAAAAACCCAGCCACCACCTTCCCTGTCAGCGTTATCTGCTCAGTTGAATAAACAAAACATCAAGATCGTGCTGCTTAAAAATCAGGCCCGGCAGATCTATGGAATCAGCTATGTGGACAATAAAACCAGGTGTGCGCTCAATGGCAGCGACCTGGGGCCAGCCTATAGTGCAGGTGCAATACAACAGCGCTGCGCGGCAGACAACGGGCAACTTTCTTTATTATCAGATGGCTTAAAAATCATCTCTGCTCACAACCAGGTGATCGAAGATAATAAGGCCCCAATTCCACCAAAAAATCCCGGACTGCAAACCGCAGAAGACCTTCCAATCTCCAGCTCTTCTGATTACTCAGATGGCGAAAAAGGATTACTGGAAATTCTCATTTCTCCGGAGGAAGTCTATGAGTTTCTTCCTTATCAGCTTCGCAGAAAGAAGAAAAAAAAGAAAAAATAA
- a CDS encoding plasmid mobilization protein codes for MKKSETKSKWLHLRLSEVEYKQLHTEFSRTTDRKISSYARKILLGKPMIAGYRNHTADALMIEFSKLIKDLNGVANNFNQAVHVLHTLKQPAQFGKWLVTYQSEQKNMLEDIRAIREFIHKTAAVWLQS; via the coding sequence ATGAAAAAATCAGAAACCAAATCCAAATGGCTGCATTTGCGCCTTTCAGAAGTAGAGTATAAACAGTTGCACACCGAGTTTTCCCGTACCACAGACCGCAAAATATCCTCCTACGCCAGAAAGATCCTGTTAGGAAAGCCCATGATTGCCGGGTATAGAAACCACACTGCCGATGCGCTCATGATTGAGTTCTCTAAGCTGATTAAGGATTTAAACGGAGTAGCAAATAACTTCAATCAGGCCGTACATGTGCTTCATACCCTCAAGCAACCTGCCCAGTTTGGTAAATGGCTGGTCACCTACCAATCAGAACAAAAAAACATGCTGGAAGACATCCGCGCTATCCGTGAATTCATTCATAAAACTGCCGCAGTATGGTTGCAATCATAA
- a CDS encoding toprim domain-containing protein, with protein MENSNEKARYQRANQLDLVDYLAKLGFEPKRKVGDKFYYLSPLREEKTPSFKVERKKNIWADFGETPQPGKKVCGGTVIDFGMLYFKCSAAEFLNRLEQSLDLPIETPVRPKSKNISPDAHQQDENKITIIKSIPLQHPALLSYLKERRIPFSIANEYCKEVHFMLYGKQNFAIGFQNKDGGYELRNKYFKGSSSPKNYTHFQFGPDPGQKVAIIEGFFSFLSYMTLVPPEDRQGEDVVVLNSLVFFESARPLFEKYKVNDLYLDNNRQGKKVTAYARSLDKKLYKDKSYVFRGYDDFNHLHCNFGLTPKKNRKLSP; from the coding sequence ATGGAAAACAGTAACGAAAAGGCAAGGTACCAACGCGCAAATCAATTGGACCTGGTGGATTACCTTGCAAAACTGGGCTTCGAGCCTAAAAGAAAAGTTGGTGACAAATTTTATTATCTCTCACCGCTACGTGAGGAGAAAACCCCATCTTTCAAAGTTGAACGCAAAAAGAATATATGGGCTGACTTTGGTGAAACGCCACAGCCTGGAAAAAAGGTCTGCGGAGGAACTGTAATAGATTTTGGAATGCTCTATTTCAAATGTTCAGCCGCTGAATTTTTAAACCGGCTGGAACAGTCCTTAGATCTACCCATTGAAACGCCTGTAAGGCCAAAATCTAAAAACATATCGCCGGATGCTCACCAACAAGACGAAAACAAAATTACCATCATTAAAAGTATTCCACTTCAACATCCGGCCTTGCTGTCTTATCTAAAGGAAAGACGGATTCCATTTTCTATTGCAAATGAGTACTGTAAGGAAGTCCATTTTATGCTTTACGGCAAACAAAATTTTGCCATTGGCTTTCAAAACAAAGATGGGGGTTATGAACTCCGTAATAAATACTTCAAGGGAAGCAGCTCTCCAAAGAACTATACCCACTTTCAATTTGGTCCAGATCCTGGTCAAAAGGTCGCCATCATTGAGGGATTTTTTAGCTTCCTCTCTTACATGACTCTGGTGCCGCCGGAAGACCGACAGGGGGAAGATGTGGTTGTACTGAACAGTCTTGTTTTTTTTGAATCGGCAAGGCCACTCTTTGAAAAATATAAAGTCAATGACCTTTATCTCGACAATAACAGGCAAGGAAAAAAAGTGACAGCCTATGCGCGGTCTTTAGATAAGAAACTCTACAAAGATAAAAGTTATGTTTTTCGTGGCTATGATGACTTTAACCATCTGCATTGCAACTTTGGTCTGACCCCAAAAAAGAACAGAAAATTATCGCCCTGA
- a CDS encoding thrombospondin type 3 repeat-containing protein, whose protein sequence is MKTQLNYTLALCAFILLCSFTFSSKTSEQNISITNKSVSRSSVNPWFHSSTAEVLNLTSMVAPGDEDEDGVPDSLDKCPHTPPLTFVDANGCPIF, encoded by the coding sequence ATGAAAACTCAATTAAATTACACCCTCGCTTTATGCGCTTTCATTCTTCTCTGCTCATTTACTTTTTCTTCCAAAACCTCAGAGCAAAATATTTCAATAACCAACAAATCTGTTTCAAGAAGTTCAGTCAATCCCTGGTTCCATTCTTCAACAGCAGAAGTCTTAAATTTGACTTCTATGGTGGCTCCAGGAGATGAAGATGAAGATGGAGTGCCAGATAGTTTAGACAAATGCCCGCATACGCCTCCTTTGACATTTGTGGACGCTAACGGCTGCCCGATTTTCTAG
- a CDS encoding 3-isopropylmalate dehydratase, whose protein sequence is MHVKDLNNNLIEVTDLDKAIEQAGDFKQYQHQDPHCIDTDQQRQRYWADLHQKLSNLKNLKT, encoded by the coding sequence ATGCACGTTAAAGATTTAAACAACAACCTTATCGAGGTCACCGACCTCGATAAGGCTATTGAACAGGCAGGGGACTTTAAACAATACCAGCATCAAGACCCTCATTGTATAGATACCGATCAGCAAAGACAAAGGTATTGGGCTGACCTGCACCAAAAATTATCGAATTTAAAAAACCTTAAAACTTAA
- a CDS encoding ParB/RepB/Spo0J family partition protein: protein MTTIIKKISANKNNTPLSEQQTVQKNISLDLVDLSPDNYRIYFCPVALNELATDMTLHGMISPVTVRPMPTGRYELVVGERRIRAARIATLEIIPAVIKELTDEQAEEMRLSENLQRENPHPMDEANRIGKMQREGKTIAQIAERLSKSKTFIYARLKLSALILPLQELFFAEKLSLSEAMEIAALAPSSQEEIFERHCIDWQEENFTTHSFKYIIGRYKYDLSDAPFDVQDSQLIPQAGACSTCPFNSATLISLFPEMAEDAICTNKACYHSKCLTATKNEVLQVVENFAPLAIIYSGSLSEENQIIVDSLDQTAGLPQYSTCEVMVLPPPTMPDQQDYTDEDDGESFDQIGYDLAMQEYNEDLSAFNERTASGEFSKGLYFHSFGAIAVLFTERHSNTKQAPQKATAKQVQEAIKQGTQTTELLQGEVSRLHTRENRAKQIDREKVQLNLHQHFCDATSTVEISNPANSADLAAARLLVYQSLKYEAKSRIDKSLLVDENLTRITDPEKVYQKLASLTESEYALMIRLAVCGQGESKIPTNISGIALYQLAVESSLDVQQIENKQAKIAKQRMKKLKPRLKDLETRIKRMDAQNKHKEAA from the coding sequence ATGACTACGATTATAAAAAAAATATCTGCAAATAAAAACAACACTCCGCTTTCAGAGCAACAGACCGTGCAAAAAAATATCTCCCTTGATCTGGTGGACTTATCGCCGGACAATTACCGTATTTACTTTTGTCCGGTAGCCTTAAATGAACTGGCAACAGATATGACCTTGCACGGTATGATTTCACCGGTGACCGTTCGGCCAATGCCAACCGGACGCTATGAGCTTGTTGTAGGTGAAAGGCGCATCCGTGCCGCCCGTATCGCCACACTGGAAATCATACCAGCCGTTATTAAAGAGTTAACCGATGAACAGGCCGAAGAAATGAGGCTTTCTGAAAACCTCCAACGGGAAAACCCGCACCCGATGGACGAGGCCAACCGCATAGGAAAAATGCAACGCGAAGGAAAAACCATTGCACAGATTGCCGAACGGTTATCAAAATCCAAAACATTTATTTATGCAAGGCTGAAACTCTCCGCCTTAATCCTTCCCTTACAGGAATTATTTTTTGCGGAAAAACTTTCCCTTTCCGAAGCTATGGAAATAGCTGCACTTGCACCAAGTTCACAGGAGGAAATTTTTGAACGTCATTGCATTGACTGGCAAGAGGAAAATTTTACCACCCATAGTTTTAAGTACATTATTGGAAGGTATAAATATGATTTGAGTGATGCGCCGTTTGATGTTCAGGACAGCCAATTGATCCCCCAAGCTGGTGCATGCTCTACCTGTCCGTTTAATTCGGCTACCCTAATTAGTTTATTTCCCGAAATGGCCGAAGATGCCATCTGTACAAATAAAGCCTGCTATCATTCCAAATGTTTAACAGCTACAAAAAATGAAGTTTTACAGGTCGTTGAAAACTTTGCACCGCTGGCAATTATCTATAGCGGAAGCCTATCGGAAGAAAATCAGATCATTGTCGATTCCCTAGACCAAACCGCAGGGCTACCCCAATATTCGACCTGTGAGGTAATGGTATTGCCCCCGCCCACTATGCCCGATCAGCAGGACTACACCGATGAGGACGACGGGGAATCGTTTGATCAAATCGGGTACGATCTTGCCATGCAGGAATACAATGAAGATTTAAGCGCATTTAACGAACGCACCGCGTCCGGTGAATTTAGTAAAGGTTTATATTTTCATTCCTTTGGGGCTATAGCTGTTTTATTTACCGAACGGCACAGCAACACCAAACAAGCACCCCAAAAGGCCACCGCAAAACAGGTGCAGGAGGCCATTAAACAAGGTACCCAAACTACAGAACTTTTACAGGGTGAGGTTTCAAGGCTCCATACACGCGAAAATAGGGCAAAACAAATCGACCGTGAAAAAGTACAACTCAACCTACACCAGCATTTTTGCGATGCAACCAGCACCGTTGAAATCTCCAACCCCGCCAATAGCGCCGATCTTGCAGCCGCGCGTTTACTGGTCTATCAGTCGTTAAAGTATGAGGCCAAAAGCCGGATCGACAAAAGTTTGCTCGTTGATGAAAACCTGACCCGGATCACTGACCCGGAAAAAGTATACCAAAAACTGGCCTCCCTAACCGAAAGCGAATATGCCTTAATGATCCGTTTAGCCGTATGCGGGCAAGGAGAAAGTAAAATCCCGACCAATATCAGTGGTATAGCCCTTTATCAATTGGCAGTTGAATCTAGCCTTGATGTACAGCAGATTGAAAATAAGCAAGCCAAAATTGCAAAGCAGCGCATGAAAAAATTAAAGCCGCGCTTAAAAGATCTGGAAACCCGCATCAAAAGAATGGATGCCCAAAATAAGCATAAAGAGGCCGCATAA
- a CDS encoding DUF932 domain-containing protein, whose amino-acid sequence MAHNLNYNDSLGRHSFFSVKEKAWHGLGAIVKDYPTSAEAIRLAGLDFTVAKDRHKQEFPSGRTKKANNSFFTFRTDTEQVLGENLTKDYHIVQNAEAFAFFDSIVGSGEGIKYETAGALGDGERIFITAKLADYIRVGHSNDVIEKYLFLTTSHNGQSGIRAAFTPTRIVCQNTLNAAMANCEMSVSFNHTADVHLRLKQLAKVMNLVDSRTNDLQELFTGWSKIKITDEHVLKLVQMAMAPDNETMSMLEKGLYKETSTRYRNTVDKVYEYAMSSETQQMETTKGTVFGAYNAVTGYYQNVCGFKTNESKVKSIVYGGLAQQRTQKAFDLCTGYVKDGADIFQFN is encoded by the coding sequence ATGGCACATAATTTAAATTATAATGATTCATTAGGTCGGCATAGCTTTTTTTCTGTTAAAGAAAAGGCATGGCATGGCCTTGGCGCAATCGTAAAGGATTACCCAACCAGCGCCGAAGCCATAAGGCTGGCGGGTTTAGATTTTACGGTAGCCAAAGACCGCCACAAACAGGAATTTCCTAGCGGAAGAACGAAAAAAGCAAACAACAGCTTTTTCACTTTTCGTACCGACACCGAGCAGGTTTTAGGAGAAAACCTAACTAAAGATTATCATATTGTACAGAATGCCGAAGCCTTCGCCTTTTTCGATTCCATCGTAGGCAGTGGCGAGGGGATTAAATACGAAACCGCCGGCGCATTGGGAGACGGCGAACGGATATTTATCACCGCCAAATTAGCCGATTACATCAGGGTTGGACATAGTAATGATGTGATAGAAAAATATTTGTTCCTCACCACCTCGCACAACGGACAATCCGGCATCCGGGCAGCTTTCACGCCCACCCGCATTGTTTGTCAAAATACCTTAAACGCAGCGATGGCAAATTGTGAAATGTCCGTTTCCTTTAATCATACTGCCGATGTACACCTGCGTTTAAAACAACTCGCCAAAGTAATGAACCTCGTAGATTCACGAACCAATGATTTGCAGGAACTGTTTACCGGCTGGTCAAAAATTAAAATCACTGATGAACATGTTTTGAAGCTGGTTCAAATGGCAATGGCACCGGATAACGAAACCATGTCGATGCTGGAAAAAGGATTGTATAAAGAAACTTCAACCCGATACCGCAACACCGTAGACAAGGTATATGAATATGCCATGAGCAGCGAAACCCAACAGATGGAAACCACCAAAGGGACAGTGTTCGGGGCGTACAATGCCGTTACCGGCTACTATCAGAACGTCTGTGGTTTTAAAACCAACGAATCCAAAGTAAAATCTATCGTTTACGGGGGATTGGCGCAGCAGCGCACTCAAAAAGCCTTCGACCTCTGCACAGGTTACGTAAAAGACGGCGCGGATATTTTCCAGTTCAATTAA
- the ligD gene encoding DNA ligase D, producing the protein MSKAKAQTLAAKDLNAEITKEKEMAAGGKPKGRQESSNKGITARQINQWLKQAPEKPFYSKLKPMLATLVDEPFDSEGWLYEIKWDGYRAVSFIHQGEVSIKSRNDKSFSEKYYPVFDALKAWKVSAVIDGEIVVVNEDGTANFGALQNWRSEADGRLLYYVFDLLWYKGRELSELPLTERREILKSILPVGGVLRYSMDFNTGGTAFLAEAKRLGLEGIMAKRADSTYVPGDRSRSWLKIKANKRQEVVIGGYTRNVDTSKPFSSLLVGVYEKGKLKYTGKIGTGFNDEQQKEMMAQFAPLVTSKPPFTEEPDVNKPSRFRPNPPKATATWLKPKLVCEVSFAEMTSDGVMRHPSFQGMREDKSAGKVVLEKEADTVEVVRGTKKKNNGLTQFEGKNTGKTLLNPNEETQVKKVNGQELKFTNLSKVFWPKEKYTKRDLINYYHQMAPFILPYLKERPQSMNRYPNGIEGKSFYFKNISDQVQGWMDTYLYHSDADHSDKHYLVGKDEATLLYMAGLGCIEMNPWNSTVKKPNHPTYCIIDLDPDKNTFEQVIQAAQVTKGILDDMGVKSYPKTSGSTGMHIYIPLGNKYTYEQSKEFARIIVTLVHRQIPKYTSLERTISDRKGKMYLDFLQNRPHATIASAYSLRPKPGATVSMPLDWSEVKKGLKMTDFTIKNAVARVQEMGDIFKPVLGKGIDLKQIISSYSRSK; encoded by the coding sequence ATGAGCAAAGCAAAAGCACAGACCCTGGCCGCTAAGGACTTAAACGCAGAGATCACTAAAGAAAAAGAAATGGCCGCAGGCGGCAAGCCTAAAGGGCGGCAAGAAAGTTCCAACAAGGGCATTACGGCCAGGCAAATTAACCAATGGCTAAAGCAGGCACCGGAGAAACCTTTCTATAGCAAATTAAAGCCTATGCTGGCTACCCTTGTCGATGAACCTTTCGATAGTGAGGGCTGGTTGTATGAGATCAAGTGGGATGGCTATCGTGCGGTGAGTTTTATACATCAGGGCGAAGTATCGATTAAGTCTCGCAATGACAAGTCTTTCTCAGAAAAATATTACCCTGTGTTTGATGCTTTGAAGGCGTGGAAAGTTAGTGCTGTGATTGATGGGGAGATTGTGGTGGTGAATGAGGACGGTACGGCGAATTTCGGGGCTTTGCAAAACTGGCGCAGTGAAGCCGACGGACGGCTGCTGTATTATGTGTTCGACCTGCTTTGGTATAAGGGAAGGGAGTTGAGTGAACTTCCTTTGACTGAAAGGCGCGAGATACTGAAGTCGATTTTACCTGTTGGTGGGGTCTTGCGCTACAGTATGGATTTTAATACAGGCGGGACGGCGTTTTTAGCTGAGGCTAAGCGACTGGGCTTGGAAGGGATCATGGCCAAACGTGCTGATAGTACCTATGTCCCCGGTGACCGTTCCCGGAGTTGGTTAAAGATCAAGGCGAACAAAAGGCAGGAAGTGGTGATTGGCGGGTATACGCGCAATGTAGATACTAGTAAGCCTTTCAGCTCGCTGTTGGTGGGTGTTTATGAAAAGGGGAAGTTGAAGTATACCGGAAAGATCGGCACAGGTTTTAACGACGAGCAGCAAAAAGAGATGATGGCGCAGTTTGCTCCCCTGGTGACCTCAAAGCCTCCGTTCACCGAAGAGCCTGATGTGAATAAGCCTTCTCGCTTTCGGCCTAACCCGCCAAAGGCCACGGCCACCTGGCTCAAGCCGAAACTGGTATGTGAAGTAAGCTTTGCGGAAATGACCAGCGATGGAGTGATGAGGCACCCTTCCTTCCAGGGGATGCGTGAGGATAAGTCTGCCGGTAAGGTGGTGCTGGAGAAGGAAGCGGATACCGTTGAGGTGGTTCGCGGGACAAAAAAGAAAAACAATGGCCTGACGCAGTTTGAGGGTAAGAATACCGGCAAAACCCTGCTGAACCCCAACGAGGAAACACAGGTGAAAAAGGTCAACGGGCAGGAACTGAAGTTTACCAATTTGAGCAAGGTTTTCTGGCCTAAAGAAAAATACACGAAAAGGGATCTGATCAATTACTACCATCAAATGGCGCCATTTATTCTCCCTTATCTGAAGGAAAGACCCCAAAGTATGAACCGTTACCCAAACGGGATTGAGGGTAAGAGCTTCTATTTCAAAAACATTTCGGACCAGGTGCAAGGCTGGATGGATACCTATTTGTACCATAGTGATGCGGATCATTCTGATAAACATTATCTGGTGGGTAAAGATGAAGCAACGCTATTATATATGGCTGGGCTGGGTTGCATTGAAATGAACCCTTGGAATTCTACGGTTAAAAAACCGAACCATCCAACCTACTGCATCATTGATCTTGATCCGGATAAAAATACATTTGAGCAGGTGATCCAGGCGGCACAGGTAACTAAAGGCATATTAGACGATATGGGCGTCAAGAGTTACCCTAAAACCAGCGGTTCCACCGGAATGCACATTTACATCCCTCTGGGCAATAAATATACCTATGAGCAAAGCAAGGAATTTGCGCGCATCATTGTGACTTTGGTCCACCGGCAGATACCTAAATATACAAGCCTGGAGAGAACGATCAGTGACCGTAAAGGAAAGATGTATCTTGATTTTCTGCAAAACCGGCCACATGCCACCATCGCTTCTGCTTATTCATTGCGCCCAAAGCCTGGTGCCACAGTGTCCATGCCATTAGACTGGTCGGAGGTGAAAAAGGGACTAAAGATGACGGATTTTACGATTAAAAACGCGGTAGCGAGGGTACAGGAAATGGGCGATATTTTTAAACCAGTTTTAGGGAAGGGGATTGATTTGAAGCAAATCATTTCCAGCTATAGTAGATCGAAATAG
- a CDS encoding DUF3606 domain-containing protein, with product MSDNKTKKDARDRNQVAANEKYEVDYIAKELNVSPEQVIKAIQKVGNDRHKIIMELKGK from the coding sequence ATGTCAGACAACAAAACTAAAAAGGATGCCCGTGATCGCAATCAGGTGGCCGCAAACGAAAAGTATGAAGTGGATTACATTGCAAAAGAGCTTAACGTTTCACCAGAGCAGGTGATAAAAGCCATTCAAAAAGTTGGCAATGACCGGCACAAAATTATTATGGAATTGAAAGGGAAATAG